Genomic segment of Ischnura elegans chromosome 12, ioIscEleg1.1, whole genome shotgun sequence:
TCTCTGTGAAAAATCAACTTTCTTTTCCCTTTTTAATTAAGCCCTGCGAATTTTCGAAGATAACACGAAAACTTTTCATTTCCAGTTTTCTGACTGGAAGTAAATCACAATAAAGTTCCGGCACAGATAAAACATCTCTTACAGTTTTCTCAACTTCCTTTCCTTTTACTGCACTGATGACTTTAATTTCCCCTTTATATTTAGCCTTAAGATAATTAATTACCTGTTTTAgccacttttataatttttaaagggTGTTCCAGTTTCCTGACATTACTGAGAGGTATATTACTTTTGATCAGATGTTCTGTCACTCCAGAATCCAAGATGCAGGATAAACCTCCAATTTTTACTTAGCAGCATAACCCATCTTCCTCTCTCACATTAGTCATGTTTGCAGAGTCATTGTGTCCTGTACTAATCAGTAGTTTCACTTCACAGTTGACCCTCTTGTGCAAAGTATAACAGCAATGAACACACTATTTATAGAAACAGCTGAAGCATTAAATTGcaatattaacaaaaatgttaacattttcctCTGAAAGGCACTCTGCATCTTGAGTTGACTgtccttttctgaaaccaaactgatcccCGCCCAAATACTCATGAGCCCTTGCCTCCATTCTTATGCTTGATATCCTCAGTACCAATTTTTGCCACATGCGACATTAGGCTAGTCGTCCTATAGTCCCCGCATTCTACAGCTTCCTCCTTTTTGATAGCGGAATTAGAACAATCTTCACGACATCCTCTAGCCACCATccttcctcatagatcctgcgtactagttcgaaaaacctctCATCCCtacctagattcttcagaagctcaaaCGGGACATTCTTTaggcccactgctttcctagccttcatatcagaAAGGACTCTCGATTTCCGCAACTATGATGCCCGGCCCAAGATAATCTTCCTCTACTCCACTTTCCTTCTCTAAATTCTATCTTTCCGGCTGATTATTGCTATCATACGCAtcctccacatattccttccatctattcTGATCCTCGTCTCGCTAGATCAGCATCCTATCTTTAGCTTTAACTTTTGACATGGCCTTCCCCCTTTTGCCGCCCTTTAGTGAATTTACCTTGCCATAAGACGTGCCTAACTCTAGTTCCTTCTGAAGATTTTCTATTTCCTCACAGTCTTTTCCACCATGCCTCCCTTGACTCTTTGTtacacgccgtaatcgattatttattagCCTATACATCCTTTcaccctgctctgtgtccacgttcttccacctCATCTCTTCCCTCTCTTTTATCATTTCCCCTGTTATCCATGGcatctttatccttctactgtcaacgtaagcAATTGGCTTCTCCGCTGCTTTGAAAATTCCCGTTATAATATTATCCCACCCATTCTCTACACTGGATACGAAGCCCTCGGGCAGGTTTGCTGGTTACACTCCAGGGCCAAGGTCTGGAAGaattagcttatcacctctgcaccgcagaagggggaggacaggaaggaaaaaggaaggaggcgccgccacgataggagcccgaagtcgcctcctgggacgggatagagGAGGAAGGGATGGGACAAGGAATCCCTTACCATCACAAAGGCGGGTGGGTCCTACCGTCAGCAAAACCTGGAAAACCATTTCAGTGCCAgtgattttagaggattattctattaggaagaataatccaacgatcaaatcacTAGATACCCTTCCTCTACAATTAGTGTGTTTTAAATCTATTGGATACTattttccactagttcctgatattctctcttCCATAGTCCACTTCAGAGCTTCTACAtgccatttcctcgccttcctaactttcacaAGTCTTTTGAAACTCACATTGCTTCAGTGGCGGATGCATTAAGTTTAATGAAGTGGCTCTGTATCATGTCTTTTCTTACCATGCACTATAAAAATGGGTACCATGGTAAAATCGAAGGCCCTGGAGCTGGACCTCAACTTCATTAAactgttgaaaaaattaaaatgagaccTCTTTTGTGACAGCTGTTAAGAAAAACTGGCAACAATGGgacaaattcataaattaaaattttgtaaaatataaaaaaatctggaaTGGTAAGCAATTCTTGTAATTTAAGTCCTTGTCGCCAATTTGAGCAAAAAAGGgcaaaagcaataaaatttaaatagttataatattttttcgttataaaTAGCTCTGCATGGATTTCTAGCTCCATGAAATTCattttcctattaaaattttttggtaATTAATCTTGACAGCAACAACATTCTTTCCCAAATCACTTTTATATCAAAGCGGTCACTCTCCACTCTCTGTATCCGTTCCAAGGACTAGTTTTCTTACCTCTAGCGATGACGTGATTGATGGTCTACATCAAGATTCAACTCTAGAGCTTTGGATTCAAGAATGCAGTTTACTTCTTCATCCAGATATTCTTTTGCCAATAGAAAACCTACTCGTGCACCACTGATGGCTTAATTTTCGTATAGACAGAGTTCACACGTATTATAAAAGATGAGCTAAATTAGTTACATTAGTGTGTGTACCTTTAATTGGGTGAAAAAGACATTCAAACTGATGTGTCAGAGGTGCACATCATTCCTGTCACATACTTCACATATTTCAATAACTTTATCTGCAGAGTATACAAAATAATTGCAATACAGTATATAACCATGATGGTACCCATAATATCAATACTGGCTGTGAAGGCAGTGTAACTTAAGGCGGAATCTCTTAGAGCTCAACAATACTGAGTTGTGCCTTCGAAAACAAGTTTTTGGCAATTTCATCATGGCATGTACGCATCGCGTAAATTTGCAAGTGATTTTTCTACTCGTTATATTATAATTCTTTGGGTAATATTTCTTTATGCATGTTTAATGGCATTATTTCAACCTTGTTAGACTAAGAAAGAAACAGAAATAACACTACTAGCTCCACACTAAAAAGAATTTTGGAGACAttggaaatattttgctttttaggCCCTTAAATAGGCAATAATCACCAAAATTGTAATTGCCAAAAAGGGCATAAATAGGCATTTTAAGCAAGGTCCTCAACTTACTGACGAGTTCTTTAGTCAcctgaattttttcttatttcattgctgaactaatatttatgaaaagttaCTCTGAGTCTGGAGCCCAATCTGGTCAGTTGTTGATAGATATGTTGCAATGGTGATGTAACATATTTAGCCAGGAGTTAGAAATAGACAGTAAGGTGCTGAGACACATCACTAATGGGAGTAACGTTTTGAGGATTCATTGATTACATGTGTCCTATCTgtgttaaaattgtaaatttcctgCAATTTGAACCAAACTGTACATATTTTACTCGATTGATATCTAAATTAATTCATGtgacttgtttttttctttcttgaaatCATTCGAGGGATAATTTTTCTCGTCTTGTGTCCACCCATCACATGATTTGATTTAATGTTTGTACACATTTAATACTTCTAAGGCCAGAATTAGAGCTTGGATAATCTTGTACCTTTGCCCTTTTCTACCTCTGTGGTCACTTTTGGCTGGCATGCAAGTTCTCTCTACTTTCCTGATGTCATGGTGACATCACTAGGTGATTGTGTATTCAACAACAATTGTGTGAttaaattctttatattttcagTATCAAGTGCTCTCACATTTCATACTCGTATTCTGTGTATGACCTCGAGACATTCCGTAGATCAGTGGAATGGAGGTAATTGCTTCAATTCCCAATATTGTGATGAATTTAAAGAAAGGAAACTTGATACATCTACATCTGTGATATCTTCTTGTCAAAATTTGCAATCTCAAAATGACCGCAGAAGAAGCATTAGAGCAATGTGGAAGAGGTTGTGGAAAGGGAGCCATGAAAGTCAGTGCAGAAAGAATTTATCTTTGAAGGAGGGGGAGAGCTTGAGTAAAAAGGTTGACAAATTTTTGGTCATGCCATGTCCATCAATTAATGCCCTGTTAGGAAATGTAGGATCACAGCATTCTGTTGGAGGTGCACATGATGTAAAGTCCTGCCAGGGCAAGTATTGGTGGAGGGCCAAAAGAAGCAATATCAATATCGAGAGCCTAGGCAAGAAAATAGTTTCCAAACCTCGGCATTTGTGGCAGTTTTtggatgagaataaaaataaacttccctTTGGTGCTGTTGAGCGTAAAAGGCTGACAAAACTGAGGCTGCCCAGCTCTTGCAATTTTGAAATATGGGTTAGATTTGATGTCCTATCTATTCTCCTTATGGACCTTTATCCATGGGATTCAACCATGAGAGCAGGACAAGAAGCGTGTTTCCATGACAGTGATAGTAATATAGTCTCGGATCATCCATCTCTCAAAAATATTATGTGCAGATTGGATCAGTTGCGGGACATGGTTGATGAGCTGTCTGAAGCGGACTCCACTGGCAAACCTCCAAGGCATGACTCCCACGAGACTTCCCACAACCTGGAGAAGATGGCAAGCCTCTTAAATGTCATCAACTTAAATCCAATACAATGATATGTTCATTCAAGGGTTATATGCCAATGTATTATTGGTAAGTGTgaccaagaaaatttttatccagGTTGCTTTTTAGTTTTTTACGAAAACTCATAAGTATATAATTGTAATTGTTGATAATCTATAATAATCAGAGGTTCCTCCATAACGAGCATACATGTATGTAAAGTTAGTGAGCAGACTCGTTAACCTGCTCGATTGCTCTTAAACGTTACGAGTTGATGTAATTCTATTTGAGTTGTGGTGTAGATTATGAACATATAATTAGCAACAGCTGTTGCTGTCCCTAGGGAGGGGAGGGACAGTGGAAGAGCGCATGATTTCCTAAGTAAATACTTGTATTTATACTAACGTGTGAAGGAGAGGTCCCATTGGCGTACTGAGTAGAAGGGATACAAAAAAAATGAGAGATCCAGATTAACTTGAAGTGGAGTAAGTGCTTATCGTGGGCCAGATTTCCTGTAATATAGGATTAGGTCCTccttatttttgctattttcgcCAAATTACGGAATGTGTGACAATAGGTTCATGGGATGCGTTGGCGCAATGCCGGATTTAGCGGAGAGGTGCTTCGAGGCACTTGTAACTTAACGGATCGTTGATAGCTTCTGTCTCCCAATTGTGCCGTAATAGTATTTTCACTGGTAATTCCTAGTATTTTCATCGAattacttccttaatttttttatacccatCACTTCGATGAATTCGCAAATAAGCAGTCACTTGTTTTATTCGTAGCCCCAAAAATGAGATTTGTCTACCGTGTAAGTTTTATATTGAGTTGTATTCAAATCATATAAACTCACTTTTGGAATAGGATACATGTTCTGGCGTTCATTACTAGTGATTTTGCTCGTAGGTCTTTAAGGTTACGGTGGATATTGAACTGTATCAGTGGGTACCGTATAGCCATAAACTTTCATTTCTCTTAAAATTGTTAAGGTTTGTGGTCCTCTTTGGCTGTCATTTCATCGTTTGTCATCAGCCGGTATATCAACAATGGCTTCCAATGGAGCTCACAGTGTGGCATATGTCACGGCACCAAGCGAAGAAGTAGCCAAGAAATTGGCTAAGTTAGTTACTACCTTGACTGGTCAtgaattatagttttattttcaaattatagcgGCTGTGTTAGTCGTTTACATGGACGTTCATTGTTATCATAATGTGTTTCAGGGGCATCGTAAGTGGGAAATTGGCGGCTTGCGTAAACATCATCCCCAAAGTTACGTCCATGTAAGTAAGGGGTCTCCTTTAAATATCACGGATGTATGTGGTGACTTAAAGACTTCGTGATAGTTGGACTTGGTGGCCGTAAATTTGTTCGCTGTGTCCTGTTGACCGGCGTTATTAGATTATAATTTCCGACTAGTCACACTAGAGGATCgtccttcaatttttttgattgaaataCTTAAATGTGCCTTATTCGTTTCCTGAAATTTATTCCATTTGCTATCGAATTCTTCAATGTCCACTACAGTAGTACTTGCAACTATTTCTAGATGTTTTCCATGTTGCTTAAACAGAGCAGCTCATTGCTTCGGGTCCTACTACCATTTTCCgatgtgttatttaaaaaaagttttgtattcCCCATTACTTAATGCCATTTCATCAGTGCAAGTTACTGGTGCATATTTGAAGAAATATCTCAGCAGGAATACTAAAGCGACCCTCAAGTTGTGGGCATTCATGTTTTATAACTAGCGGATTCCTGGGTCAGTAGCCTTTTTGGTGATAATGCCTTCCATTTTTGCACTTCACACTGTGATAGTGATTGCTAGTATATTGACCTGAGCTTTTTCAACGAAACAGGATTACATATGTAGTTCTACTTGCCATTGCATACCTATGTCAATGTTCATGTATGGAGCTGAATTCTGATCAGTGATCCCACAAGCTTCATGCCTGGataatgatattattttgtaAGAAGACTTAAAAATAACCTCAGGGCTTTTCGGTAGCAGTCTTTTGTAAAGCAGGCATAACTCTGGTAGGAAATCTGGGCACAAGACTCTTGAACCAATTTATGGAAGAGCCTGAAACCTTTGATATGCACTTAGTGAGATTGGAGGGTTGGTGCAAAgcatcagtaaaaatttttaccataattttcttttttgacatttttatttctgaatgt
This window contains:
- the LOC124169749 gene encoding protein CutA homolog isoform X2, giving the protein MRFVYRVCGPLWLSFHRLSSAGISTMASNGAHSVAYVTAPSEEVAKKLAKGIVSGKLAACVNIIPKVTSIYEWKGEISEDAEVLMMVKTRTSRVEQLVEFIRKNHPYELPEVISLPIQKGNPPYLDWISEIVPENNE
- the LOC124169749 gene encoding protein CutA homolog isoform X1, encoding MFWRSLLVILLVCGPLWLSFHRLSSAGISTMASNGAHSVAYVTAPSEEVAKKLAKGIVSGKLAACVNIIPKVTSIYEWKGEISEDAEVLMMVKTRTSRVEQLVEFIRKNHPYELPEVISLPIQKGNPPYLDWISEIVPENNE